One region of Moraxella sp. ZY210820 genomic DNA includes:
- a CDS encoding type II toxin-antitoxin system YafQ family toxin produces MAKSVLITKQFKRDIKKHTLSLVAPQWIEVMNCLINGLPMPARYANHPLKGEWQGCMDCHIKPDLVLIYELMGDNDLLLHRLGSHSELSIA; encoded by the coding sequence GTGGCTAAGTCGGTATTGATAACCAAGCAATTTAAAAGAGACATTAAAAAACACACTTTGAGCCTTGTTGCACCACAATGGATAGAAGTGATGAATTGCTTGATTAACGGCTTGCCAATGCCTGCTCGTTATGCCAATCACCCCCTAAAAGGCGAATGGCAAGGCTGTATGGATTGTCATATTAAGCCTGATTTGGTGCTGATTTATGAATTGATGGGCGACAACGACCTACTTTTGCACCGCTTGGGCAGTCATAGTGAATTAAGTATTGCTTAA
- a CDS encoding PilT/PilU family type 4a pilus ATPase has product MSTEESSPLFTEETLAEARRIMFNMLTKVVEVGGSDLFITAEFPPSIKHQGSMKPLSKQALTADKTKLFAYSLMNERQRAEFEEQLECNFAINVPEVSRFRVNIFVQQLQVGMVIRTITAEIPNFAKLRLPEKLKDVIMEKRGLVLVVGGTGSGKSTSLAAMIDHRNENSAGHIITVEDPVEYVHKHKKSMITHREVGVDTHTWHHALKNTLRQAPDVILIGEIRDTETMEHAIAFAETGHLCLGTLHANNANQTLDRIINFFPEERRNQLLMDLSSNMKAIVSQRLIRTQDGQGRRAAVEIMLNTPLISDLILKGQMHELKEIMGKSRELGMQTFDQALFDLYDEGAISYEEAIRNADSANELRLQIKLKSKRGGEQSSPSVGLSLHKDEEEKTEGE; this is encoded by the coding sequence ATGAGTACCGAAGAATCATCTCCATTATTTACTGAAGAAACACTTGCTGAAGCACGTCGTATTATGTTTAATATGCTCACTAAAGTTGTTGAAGTGGGTGGTTCTGATTTATTTATTACTGCTGAATTTCCACCAAGTATTAAACATCAAGGTTCGATGAAACCTTTAAGTAAACAAGCACTTACAGCAGATAAAACTAAACTTTTTGCTTATAGCTTAATGAATGAACGACAACGTGCAGAATTTGAAGAACAATTAGAATGTAATTTTGCAATTAATGTCCCTGAAGTTTCACGTTTCCGCGTTAATATTTTTGTACAACAATTACAAGTTGGTATGGTCATCCGTACGATTACTGCAGAGATTCCAAACTTTGCAAAATTGCGTTTACCTGAGAAACTCAAAGATGTGATTATGGAAAAACGTGGTCTTGTACTTGTCGTAGGTGGTACTGGTTCTGGTAAATCTACATCATTGGCTGCCATGATTGATCATCGTAATGAAAATTCAGCAGGTCATATTATTACTGTTGAAGACCCTGTTGAATATGTTCACAAACACAAAAAATCAATGATTACCCATCGTGAGGTCGGTGTTGATACTCATACTTGGCATCACGCACTCAAAAATACGCTCCGCCAAGCACCCGATGTAATTTTGATTGGGGAAATTCGTGATACTGAAACGATGGAACATGCGATTGCCTTTGCTGAAACAGGACATTTATGTTTAGGTACATTACACGCTAATAATGCAAACCAAACACTTGACCGTATTATTAACTTCTTCCCTGAAGAACGTCGTAATCAATTATTGATGGATTTATCATCAAATATGAAAGCAATTGTATCACAGCGATTAATTCGTACACAAGATGGTCAAGGTCGCCGTGCAGCTGTTGAAATCATGCTCAATACCCCATTAATTTCGGACTTAATTTTAAAAGGACAAATGCATGAACTAAAAGAAATCATGGGTAAATCTCGTGAATTAGGTATGCAAACCTTTGACCAAGCTTTATTTGATTTGTACGATGAAGGTGCAATTTCTTATGAAGAAGCAATCCGTAATGCAGACTCTGCAAACGAACTTCGTTTACAAATTAAACTAAAGAGTAAACGTGGCGGTGAACAGAGTTCGCCATCAGTCGGTTTATCTTTACATAAAGATGAAGAAGAAAAAACTGAAGGTGAATAA
- the mpl gene encoding UDP-N-acetylmuramate:L-alanyl-gamma-D-glutamyl-meso-diaminopimelate ligase: MHIHILGICGTFMGSLALLARELGHTVTGSDQNVYPPMSTQLENVGITLMQGYDRSHLQNPTPDLVVVGNAMKRGIDAVEYMLDAGLPYTSGPQFLADYILQGKHTLAVAGTHGKTTTSTMLAWVLEYAGKNPSFLIGGVPLCFEHSARLTDSDYFVVEADEYDSAFFDKRSKFVHYKPKTAILNNLEFDHADIFEDLKAIQKQFHHLVRTIPATGQIIAPLAEQNIDEVLQMGCWSPIIRTSLHSENTVLTAELLSDDGSHFKVNFGEQTAEVHWTMTGKHSVMNALSVIGACLHIGIDIATACEALSKFAGVKRRMELLDTVQGIEVYDDFAHHPTAIATTLDGARKRIGERKLWAIIEPRSNTMRMGTHKSELAHSAKLADEVIWYQPEGLDWDLQPVVADAKNSAQIATSLQQIMQRIVNEAKSGDVIIIMSNGGFGGLHQKLIQALKNQN; this comes from the coding sequence ATGCACATACATATTTTAGGCATTTGCGGTACATTTATGGGTTCATTGGCATTATTGGCTCGTGAACTTGGGCATACGGTAACAGGGTCTGACCAAAACGTTTATCCACCGATGTCCACCCAATTAGAAAACGTGGGCATTACCCTAATGCAAGGCTATGACCGCAGTCATTTACAAAATCCAACACCTGATTTAGTCGTGGTTGGCAATGCCATGAAACGTGGTATTGATGCGGTTGAATATATGCTCGATGCAGGTTTGCCTTATACTTCTGGGCCACAATTTTTAGCCGATTATATTTTACAAGGTAAACATACGCTTGCTGTTGCAGGGACACATGGCAAAACCACAACTTCAACCATGCTGGCTTGGGTCTTGGAATATGCAGGAAAAAATCCAAGTTTCCTCATTGGCGGTGTCCCATTATGCTTTGAACATAGTGCAAGATTAACCGATAGTGATTATTTTGTGGTTGAAGCTGATGAATATGACAGTGCTTTTTTTGATAAACGTTCAAAATTTGTACACTACAAACCCAAAACAGCCATTTTAAATAATTTAGAATTTGACCATGCGGATATTTTTGAAGATTTAAAAGCCATTCAAAAACAATTCCATCATCTTGTGCGTACCATTCCTGCGACTGGACAAATTATCGCTCCATTGGCAGAACAAAACATTGATGAAGTCTTACAAATGGGCTGTTGGTCGCCAATCATTCGCACAAGTTTACACAGTGAAAATACGGTATTAACAGCTGAATTATTGAGCGATGATGGCAGTCATTTTAAAGTGAATTTTGGCGAACAAACGGCTGAAGTACATTGGACAATGACAGGTAAACACAGTGTAATGAATGCCCTTTCGGTCATTGGTGCGTGTTTGCATATTGGCATTGATATTGCGACAGCGTGCGAAGCTTTATCAAAATTTGCTGGGGTAAAACGCCGTATGGAATTATTAGATACGGTACAAGGCATTGAAGTATATGATGATTTTGCCCATCACCCAACAGCAATTGCAACGACATTAGACGGTGCCAGAAAACGTATTGGCGAGCGTAAATTATGGGCAATTATCGAGCCACGTTCAAATACCATGCGTATGGGTACACATAAATCTGAACTAGCTCATTCTGCCAAATTGGCTGATGAAGTCATTTGGTATCAACCAGAAGGTTTAGATTGGGATTTACAGCCTGTGGTTGCCGATGCAAAAAATTCTGCTCAAATTGCCACATCTTTACAGCAAATTATGCAACGTATTGTAAATGAAGCAAAATCAGGCGATGTCATCATTATTATGTCGAATGGTGGTTTTGGTGGTTTACATCAAAAATTGATTCAAGCATTAAAAAATCAAAATTAA
- a CDS encoding F390 synthetase-related protein: MNLLPLLVSYHRTKRLTFVSRADLEYHQAKQLSRFFKQTLRQSPYFSALLKTHFGDDWTFNPAIFAQLPTMDKSLMLKEFNTMNTQNINKDTAFALALKAEQDRNFSPTLNNGISVGLSSGTTGERGLFLVSPNEQAKWAGIMLAKMLPDGLFTGEKVALFLRANSNLYKAVTTPCIEFAYYDLLLPFETLLAKLATQNPTIIVAPAQVLRAIADEVRSGSLKISPKKVISCAEVLTFADRQAIAQIFPNLHEVYQATEGFLASTCSHGTLHLNEEFVYIEKQWLDDKHFMPIITDFSRTTQPIVRYVLNDVLTVKPTPCPCGSACLALSHIEGRSDDGLKFGDKQIFADSISRIIALSLPLDRDYRLEQAGNCLTLTAQLDNADWEHFRLSFNEFLNTQGIDSGNIVWQWHNQIPTQSFDKKKRRIVQLAER, translated from the coding sequence ATGAACCTACTACCCCTACTTGTCAGCTACCACCGCACCAAACGCCTAACTTTCGTCAGCCGAGCGGATTTAGAGTACCACCAAGCTAAGCAATTAAGCCGATTTTTTAAGCAAACTTTACGCCAAAGCCCTTATTTTTCTGCCCTATTAAAAACGCATTTTGGCGATGATTGGACATTTAATCCAGCCATTTTCGCTCAATTACCTACAATGGATAAATCATTGATGTTAAAAGAATTTAACACAATGAACACCCAAAACATCAACAAAGACACCGCCTTTGCCTTGGCACTTAAAGCCGAACAAGACCGTAATTTTAGCCCCACTTTAAACAATGGCATCAGCGTGGGCTTATCATCAGGCACAACAGGCGAGCGAGGACTGTTTTTGGTATCGCCAAATGAACAAGCCAAATGGGCAGGGATTATGCTTGCCAAAATGCTCCCTGATGGACTGTTCACAGGCGAAAAAGTTGCCTTGTTTTTGCGAGCCAATAGCAATTTGTACAAAGCCGTGACCACGCCGTGCATTGAATTTGCCTATTATGATTTGCTTTTGCCGTTTGAAACACTGCTTGCCAAACTCGCTACGCAAAACCCGACCATCATTGTCGCCCCTGCCCAAGTCTTGCGAGCCATTGCGGACGAAGTGCGTTCAGGCAGCCTGAAAATCTCGCCCAAAAAAGTGATTTCTTGTGCCGAAGTGCTTACTTTTGCCGACCGCCAAGCCATCGCTCAAATTTTCCCCAATCTGCACGAAGTGTATCAAGCCACCGAAGGTTTTTTGGCAAGCACTTGCTCACACGGCACTTTGCATTTGAATGAAGAGTTTGTCTATATTGAAAAACAATGGCTTGATGACAAGCACTTTATGCCTATCATCACTGACTTTTCTCGCACCACTCAGCCGATTGTCCGTTATGTGTTAAACGATGTGCTCACCGTCAAGCCCACCCCTTGTCCGTGTGGCTCTGCGTGTTTGGCACTCTCGCATATTGAAGGGCGTAGCGACGACGGGCTAAAATTTGGCGATAAACAGATTTTTGCCGACAGCATTTCACGCATCATCGCCCTTTCTTTGCCTTTGGATAGGGATTATCGCCTTGAACAAGCAGGCAATTGTCTAACTTTAACCGCACAACTGGACAATGCTGATTGGGAACATTTCAGGCTGTCTTTTAATGAATTTTTAAATACGCAAGGCATTGATAGTGGGAATATTGTTTGGCAATGGCACAATCAAATCCCCACCCAAAGTTTTGATAAGAAAAAAAGGCGGATTGTCCAATTGGCGGAGCGATAA
- a CDS encoding MBL fold metallo-hydrolase, protein MAKIHFFQAGYCTHPACVAVRGAGFGACQFPARVFLLEANGRFWLWDTGYAEHFFDASRGIYSLYAKITPVFFNLSEHIFHQLQGFGLNIKDLSGLIISHFHADHIAGLKDFTNIPLIARRLAFDFLKPLTGLKALKQGFLPNLIPSDFESRFMAVEQFLPKALPEHLCLDEPHAPKTAWALPNSNDEILLVPLDGHAIGQIGAFVLTDKGWELIASDSAWSAQNFLGRPPAKISHLIMHDMPAFYRTLSHLSEWHKRGVAIHLSHELDEKLA, encoded by the coding sequence ATGGCAAAAATCCACTTTTTTCAGGCAGGTTATTGCACCCACCCTGCTTGCGTGGCGGTGCGTGGCGCAGGATTTGGGGCGTGTCAATTTCCTGCAAGGGTGTTTTTATTAGAAGCCAATGGGCGCTTTTGGCTGTGGGACACAGGTTATGCCGAACATTTTTTTGATGCCAGTCGGGGCATTTATTCGCTGTATGCCAAAATCACGCCTGTATTTTTTAATCTGTCCGAACACATTTTCCATCAATTACAAGGATTTGGCTTGAATATTAAGGATTTGTCAGGGCTGATTATTTCGCATTTTCACGCCGACCACATTGCAGGTTTAAAGGATTTTACCAACATTCCTTTGATTGCTAGACGGCTTGCCTTTGATTTTTTAAAACCATTAACAGGCTTAAAAGCCCTCAAACAAGGTTTTTTGCCTAATTTAATACCCAGCGACTTTGAAAGCCGATTTATGGCGGTGGAACAGTTTTTACCCAAAGCCTTACCAGAACATCTGTGCCTTGATGAACCACACGCCCCCAAAACGGCTTGGGCATTGCCCAATAGCAATGATGAAATTTTGCTGGTACCACTAGATGGGCACGCCATTGGACAAATTGGGGCGTTTGTTTTAACCGATAAGGGCTGGGAGCTGATTGCATCTGATTCGGCGTGGTCAGCACAAAACTTTTTGGGTCGTCCGCCTGCCAAAATCAGCCACTTGATTATGCACGATATGCCTGCGTTTTATCGCACGCTGTCGCATTTATCCGAGTGGCATAAACGAGGTGTTGCCATACATTTAAGCCACGAGTTGGACGAAAAACTTGCTTGA
- a CDS encoding IS630 family transposase: MPKQADEVKRQEYLELLSIYEKCLYPIVYIDESGFKIEDNRPHVYAPKGQTYQEKGTFSVKQKNVIGAICGQTPFALSVFDCSITADVFYAWVIQQLIPELPAHSVVVMDNAPFHKKKDIQTALEQAGHQILWLSPYSPDFNPIEKLWSWIKYLRKVWNVNCIETLLFWFLTIVSFLGNYTIYVLAIDNNT, from the coding sequence ATTCCGAAACAAGCTGATGAAGTAAAGCGTCAAGAATATTTAGAGTTACTTTCAATTTATGAAAAGTGTTTATATCCTATTGTTTATATTGATGAAAGTGGATTTAAGATAGAAGATAATCGACCACACGTTTATGCACCCAAAGGTCAAACCTATCAAGAAAAAGGGACTTTTAGTGTTAAGCAAAAGAATGTGATTGGTGCAATTTGTGGACAAACTCCCTTTGCATTGAGTGTATTTGATTGTTCAATTACTGCTGATGTTTTCTATGCTTGGGTTATACAGCAGTTAATTCCTGAATTACCTGCTCATAGTGTTGTTGTGATGGATAATGCACCTTTTCATAAAAAAAAAGATATTCAGACTGCTTTAGAGCAAGCGGGACATCAAATTCTATGGCTTTCACCTTATAGTCCTGATTTTAATCCTATAGAAAAATTATGGTCATGGATTAAGTATCTAAGAAAAGTATGGAACGTTAATTGTATTGAAACTCTACTATTTTGGTTTTTAACTATCGTATCTTTTTTAGGTAATTACACTATATATGTTTTAGCAATTGATAACAATACATAG
- a CDS encoding macro domain-containing protein — protein MIIYKNGDIFNSEAEAIINTVNCVGVMGRGLALQFKNKYPENFKAYQQACKLKEVQIGKMFVFQVNSLIFPKYIINFPTKNHWRGHSKIEYIEAGLQDLISVIQKYQIRSIAIPPLGSGLGGLDWQTVKNKIGYALSDLKDIDIYIYEPDTAIQYHTQTQKIPEMTIGRASLIELMNRYLQGLLDPTISLLEVHKLMYFMQEAGENLRLNYVKHHYGPYAENLRQVLKAIEGHFIQGYLDGGDNPHKTLAIMKNAIIDAQNILKNSPQTQIHFEKVSQLVDGFESYDGLELLSTVHWAVIKAEKYDLSECIDYIYQWNEQKKRFSPRQIRIAYERLQEQGWIN, from the coding sequence ATGATTATTTATAAAAATGGCGATATTTTTAATAGTGAAGCCGAAGCAATCATTAACACCGTTAATTGTGTTGGTGTAATGGGGCGTGGATTGGCATTGCAATTTAAAAATAAATATCCTGAGAATTTTAAGGCATACCAACAGGCTTGTAAGTTAAAAGAAGTACAAATTGGAAAAATGTTTGTTTTTCAAGTCAATTCTTTGATTTTTCCTAAATATATTATTAACTTTCCAACTAAAAATCATTGGCGTGGTCATAGCAAAATAGAATATATTGAAGCAGGATTACAGGATTTAATATCAGTTATTCAAAAATATCAAATTCGCTCCATTGCCATTCCACCATTAGGTTCTGGTTTGGGTGGACTAGATTGGCAAACTGTAAAAAATAAAATTGGATACGCTTTATCTGATTTAAAAGATATTGATATTTATATTTATGAACCTGATACTGCCATTCAATATCATACCCAAACGCAAAAGATACCAGAGATGACCATTGGTCGTGCATCGTTAATTGAATTAATGAATCGTTATTTGCAAGGATTATTAGACCCAACTATTTCATTACTAGAAGTACATAAATTAATGTATTTTATGCAAGAAGCGGGAGAAAATTTGCGTTTAAATTATGTCAAGCATCATTATGGTCCTTATGCAGAAAATTTACGCCAAGTTCTAAAAGCAATAGAAGGTCATTTTATTCAAGGTTATTTAGATGGTGGCGATAATCCACATAAGACATTGGCGATTATGAAAAATGCTATTATTGATGCCCAAAATATATTAAAAAACTCTCCACAAACACAAATTCATTTTGAAAAAGTCAGTCAATTGGTAGATGGTTTTGAAAGTTATGATGGTTTAGAATTACTATCTACGGTACATTGGGCTGTGATTAAGGCAGAAAAATATGATTTAAGTGAATGCATTGATTATATTTATCAATGGAATGAACAGAAAAAACGCTTTTCTCCTAGACAAATTCGTATTGCGTATGAGCGTTTGCAGGAGCAAGGTTGGATAAATTAA
- a CDS encoding NAD(P)H-dependent oxidoreductase, translating to MTFFNKDDILNAFHYRASTRSYDGNKKISDDDFHAILEMGRLSPSSVGSEPWQFLVLQNANLRQKLKPYCWGIPTMETSSHIVAILAKKNARYDTPYFGQIMDRRGLTGEAREKALAVYKKFQTEDIAILDSDRSLYDWASKQTYIALANMMTGAAMMGIDSCPIEGFAYKEVNDILANEGLFDPNEWAVSVMCTFGYRDKDIKPKARKAFDEVVKFVE from the coding sequence ATGACCTTTTTTAACAAAGACGATATTTTAAATGCCTTTCATTACCGTGCCTCCACTCGCTCGTACGATGGCAATAAGAAAATCAGCGATGACGATTTTCACGCCATTTTGGAAATGGGGCGACTCTCCCCAAGCTCGGTGGGCTCTGAGCCTTGGCAATTTTTGGTATTGCAAAATGCCAATTTACGCCAAAAATTAAAACCTTACTGCTGGGGCATTCCCACGATGGAAACTTCAAGTCATATTGTGGCGATTTTGGCAAAGAAAAACGCCCGCTATGACACGCCTTATTTTGGGCAAATTATGGACAGACGGGGCTTAACTGGCGAGGCTCGTGAAAAAGCGTTGGCGGTGTACAAAAAATTCCAAACAGAGGACATTGCCATTTTGGACTCTGACCGCAGTCTATACGATTGGGCGAGCAAACAAACTTACATCGCCCTTGCCAATATGATGACGGGGGCGGCGATGATGGGCATTGATTCTTGTCCGATTGAAGGTTTCGCCTACAAAGAAGTCAATGACATCTTGGCAAATGAAGGCTTGTTTGACCCGAACGAGTGGGCGGTGTCAGTAATGTGTACTTTTGGCTATCGTGATAAAGACATCAAGCCAAAGGCACGCAAAGCCTTTGATGAAGTGGTGAAGTTTGTGGAATAA
- a CDS encoding type II toxin-antitoxin system RelB/DinJ family antitoxin: protein MTTNFNLRLDENLKAQAFGVIESFGMTPSQFMRLILKQVADTGSLPLSFEKRTMAITPNELTAQAIRQGRTDYQAGVLEKFEADNVIEALQELSCG from the coding sequence ATGACCACAAATTTTAATTTGCGACTTGATGAAAACTTAAAAGCACAAGCATTTGGTGTGATTGAAAGTTTTGGTATGACACCAAGCCAATTTATGCGATTGATTTTAAAACAGGTGGCAGACACAGGCAGTTTGCCTTTGTCTTTTGAAAAACGCACAATGGCAATCACACCCAATGAACTGACCGCACAGGCAATTCGTCAAGGGCGAACAGATTATCAAGCAGGGGTTTTGGAGAAATTTGAAGCTGATAATGTCATTGAAGCATTGCAGGAGCTCTCCTGTGGCTAA
- a CDS encoding glycosyltransferase, with product MTLTPTTYLIATAGSHGDVLPFMALAEGLTKLGHHAIVYGTPLFAQFAPKGVRFVPVGTNELYYQALSALNDNRPLSSIRQIVAVMTRIIPLIINEMEKDIAPNQTVVIGGVMNPAPHIFAEKYRLPFVNVHLSPLAIYSVQRMGRALPILDNLTQWQNPTLNRLFWRWVDWAVFRPNFTKPINRLRADYGLAPLAVPMIQWVNQADLVLSLFDERFAPRQPDWADIEVVGFPFYEHQQSGELSTKIMNFLQEGDKPVLFCAGTATANAQQFFATSRLVCEKMGIRAIFVSHIKEQLPTNLPNSILAVDYVAYEQILPKVAVFVHHGGIGNTAVALKSGVPQLIRPCAFDQFDNASRAVSLGVAVEILPKAYQVDTVIKALKNLINNQNLSHHCQSIAQQITPTGIDQACLKIIKMGKHNDIDKASDCLDNNTK from the coding sequence ATGACATTAACACCCACCACTTATTTGATTGCCACCGCAGGCAGTCACGGCGATGTTTTGCCTTTTATGGCGTTGGCAGAAGGTCTTACCAAATTAGGTCATCACGCCATTGTCTATGGCACGCCCTTGTTTGCTCAGTTTGCCCCCAAAGGCGTTCGCTTTGTGCCTGTGGGGACAAATGAGCTGTATTATCAAGCCTTGTCTGCACTCAATGACAATCGCCCCTTGTCGTCCATTCGTCAAATTGTGGCGGTAATGACCAGAATTATTCCCTTAATTATCAATGAGATGGAAAAAGACATCGCTCCAAATCAAACGGTCGTGATTGGTGGTGTGATGAACCCTGCTCCGCATATTTTTGCCGAAAAATACCGCCTCCCTTTTGTCAATGTGCATTTGTCGCCCCTTGCCATTTATTCAGTACAGCGTATGGGGCGAGCCTTACCGATATTGGACAATTTAACCCAATGGCAAAATCCCACCCTAAATCGCCTGTTTTGGCGGTGGGTGGATTGGGCGGTATTTCGTCCTAATTTCACCAAGCCTATCAACCGCTTGCGTGCCGATTATGGATTGGCACCTTTGGCAGTACCGATGATACAGTGGGTCAATCAGGCGGATTTGGTGCTTAGTTTGTTTGATGAGCGGTTTGCCCCAAGACAGCCTGATTGGGCGGATATTGAAGTGGTCGGATTTCCTTTTTATGAGCATCAGCAGTCAGGCGAACTCTCCACAAAGATAATGAACTTTTTACAAGAAGGCGACAAGCCTGTGTTGTTTTGTGCAGGGACGGCAACCGCCAATGCCCAACAGTTTTTTGCCACTTCACGCTTGGTTTGTGAAAAAATGGGCATTCGGGCGATTTTTGTCAGCCATATCAAGGAGCAGTTGCCTACCAATTTGCCCAATAGTATTTTGGCGGTGGATTATGTGGCGTATGAGCAAATTTTGCCTAAAGTAGCCGTGTTTGTACATCACGGTGGCATTGGCAATACCGCAGTTGCCCTAAAATCAGGCGTGCCACAGCTCATTCGCCCCTGTGCCTTTGACCAATTTGACAATGCCAGCCGTGCCGTATCGCTTGGTGTGGCGGTAGAAATTTTACCCAAAGCCTATCAGGTGGATACCGTCATCAAGGCTTTAAAAAATCTTATCAATAACCAAAACTTATCTCATCATTGCCAAAGTATCGCACAACAAATCACGCCCACAGGTATTGATCAAGCCTGCCTAAAAATTATCAAGATGGGCAAACACAATGATATTGATAAAGCAAGTGATTGTTTGGATAATAATACAAAATGA
- a CDS encoding DUF4433 domain-containing protein → MIPSNSKIYHIVHKDRLSAIIQDGCLFSDALIRQRANNFPVIGLDKIKDRRLDELKLTSYPDLFVGQCVPFYFCPRSIMLYMINQRNSQLTYQGGQENIIHLQADLRQVIDWANSNNIRWAFTDSNAGSYHFNDYNQINEFHNINWTAVNTQHWSAPEIKAGKQAEFLIEQQFPICLIEKIGVHSQTVFNEVSQTIQSLGYQTNLEICENWYYEVSL, encoded by the coding sequence ATGATACCCAGTAATTCAAAAATTTATCACATTGTTCATAAAGATAGGCTTTCTGCAATCATTCAAGATGGCTGTCTTTTTAGTGATGCCTTGATTCGCCAAAGAGCAAATAATTTTCCTGTGATTGGTTTGGACAAGATTAAAGATCGGCGTTTAGATGAATTAAAACTTACTAGCTATCCAGATTTATTTGTGGGTCAATGTGTACCATTTTATTTTTGTCCTCGTTCTATAATGCTGTATATGATTAATCAACGAAATTCTCAATTAACTTATCAAGGTGGACAGGAAAATATCATTCATTTACAAGCAGATTTAAGACAAGTCATTGATTGGGCGAATTCAAACAATATTCGTTGGGCATTTACCGATTCTAATGCAGGTTCTTATCATTTTAATGACTACAATCAAATAAACGAATTTCATAACATAAACTGGACAGCAGTCAATACACAGCATTGGTCAGCCCCTGAAATTAAAGCAGGGAAACAAGCCGAATTTTTGATAGAGCAACAATTCCCTATTTGTTTGATTGAAAAGATTGGTGTTCATTCTCAAACAGTATTCAATGAAGTTTCTCAAACAATACAAAGTTTAGGCTATCAAACCAATTTAGAAATTTGTGAAAATTGGTATTATGAAGTGAGTTTGTGA
- a CDS encoding META domain-containing protein, with amino-acid sequence MKTLKLTVLSLLIVLTACKSDNIKNISSINMSSQVSKLDLFQTFPMSEKYLLGTWQLKDSPFKDNENKPLTLKFEQGEVLVLNGCNNLRANYEIKDGRLTVASPISTRMMCEENLMQIDNLASKLLTGQIILEKFVDSLPEHSYLKITLDGKEYKFNRVK; translated from the coding sequence ATGAAAACTCTTAAGTTGACTGTACTAAGTTTGCTCATCGTATTAACAGCTTGTAAATCAGATAATATAAAGAATATCAGTAGTATCAATATGAGTAGTCAAGTATCAAAATTAGATTTATTTCAAACATTTCCGATGAGTGAAAAATATTTATTAGGTACTTGGCAATTAAAAGATAGTCCATTTAAAGATAATGAAAACAAACCTTTAACCTTAAAATTTGAACAGGGAGAGGTGTTGGTACTGAATGGCTGTAATAATCTACGTGCTAATTATGAAATTAAAGATGGACGTTTAACAGTTGCCTCACCAATTTCTACCCGTATGATGTGTGAAGAAAACTTGATGCAAATTGATAATTTAGCAAGTAAATTATTAACAGGACAAATTATTTTAGAAAAATTTGTTGATAGTTTACCTGAACATAGTTATTTAAAAATCACGCTTGATGGTAAAGAATATAAATTTAACCGAGTAAAATAA
- a CDS encoding IS630 transposase-related protein produces the protein MMTYPMSMRKKILAELETSSFRQVAKKYNMSTHTLYSWKQCIDIKETHDRKPRTIQDEQLLQDIKDYPDVYQWERASRLNCSQAGICKALKRLGITRKKILHSETS, from the coding sequence ATGATGACGTATCCAATGTCTATGCGTAAAAAAATTCTTGCTGAACTTGAAACCAGTTCTTTCCGTCAAGTTGCCAAAAAGTACAATATGAGTACTCACACCTTGTATAGTTGGAAACAGTGTATAGATATTAAAGAAACGCATGATAGAAAACCAAGAACGATTCAAGATGAACAGCTTTTGCAAGACATTAAAGATTATCCAGATGTTTATCAATGGGAAAGAGCTTCTCGTCTAAATTGTTCACAAGCTGGTATATGTAAGGCGTTAAAACGCTTGGGTATTACTCGAAAAAAAATCCTTCATTCCGAAACAAGCTGA